From a single Rhodococcus jostii RHA1 genomic region:
- a CDS encoding TetR/AcrR family transcriptional regulator translates to MRAQVHQGTRARGSARERLLAVAEELFFAEGIHNTGITLLIERADIAKATFYSAFKSKNDLVDAYLERQHTTIIERLHIIERSDDSLPVKIVRIFDLLATATAQNSYRGCLFVVAAIEQPQSDLPAKRWARVHKMAVLSTFRNIFEDADHPHAAEVAEQLAIIYDGTLVTAAIRPESGAIERGRAMALAVIDSYR, encoded by the coding sequence ATGCGAGCCCAAGTCCACCAGGGGACACGAGCGCGTGGGAGCGCCCGCGAGCGCCTGCTAGCTGTCGCTGAAGAGTTATTCTTCGCCGAGGGAATCCACAACACGGGCATAACACTCCTTATTGAGCGCGCCGACATTGCCAAAGCAACTTTCTATTCCGCGTTCAAAAGTAAGAATGACTTAGTGGACGCTTATCTAGAGCGGCAACATACGACTATTATCGAGCGACTCCATATCATAGAGCGGAGCGATGACTCACTGCCGGTTAAGATCGTTCGAATTTTCGATCTTCTCGCTACGGCAACTGCGCAAAACTCGTATCGGGGCTGCTTATTCGTCGTTGCTGCAATAGAACAGCCTCAATCAGATCTTCCGGCTAAGCGATGGGCTCGTGTACACAAAATGGCTGTGCTGTCCACGTTCCGTAACATTTTTGAAGACGCTGATCATCCGCACGCCGCTGAGGTTGCCGAACAACTGGCCATCATCTACGACGGGACGCTAGTCACTGCAGCCATCCGACCCGAATCTGGTGCAATAGAACGGGGGCGCGCCATGGCTCTGGCCGTCATCGACTCTTACCGATAG
- a CDS encoding IclR family transcriptional regulator, whose translation MVTEGSNGHVGVLDRAVHLLLAFGYGETALPLTELAVRTGLPKSTVRRLANTLARYNLIGTDGQGNYSLGIRLWELGVVSVNGRLPLRMVEHYAEQAAADWDETCHVAILDGQDVLYIVRVASARAVAVQTHLGQRVPAYATATGMAVLSTHPAEMIRAAFSDPLEIFTESTPRTVEKLITRVERTRERGYALTIPGWQPDICDAAAPILDRTGHAVAAIGIAGSIYRNTEERLQQIGTYIKAVADEISCDIGVLFR comes from the coding sequence ATGGTGACAGAAGGTTCGAACGGGCACGTCGGCGTGCTCGACCGCGCCGTGCACTTGCTTTTGGCCTTCGGGTACGGAGAGACTGCGTTGCCACTGACCGAGCTTGCGGTGCGCACAGGGCTGCCCAAGAGCACTGTGCGTCGGCTCGCCAACACGCTCGCAAGGTACAATTTGATTGGCACCGACGGTCAGGGCAATTACAGTCTCGGTATCCGACTGTGGGAGCTCGGTGTCGTGTCGGTAAATGGACGGCTACCGCTGCGGATGGTCGAACACTACGCAGAACAGGCGGCGGCGGACTGGGACGAGACTTGCCATGTCGCAATCCTCGACGGCCAGGACGTGCTATACATCGTCCGCGTAGCAAGTGCGCGAGCAGTGGCAGTGCAGACTCATCTAGGTCAGCGTGTCCCGGCGTATGCCACAGCAACCGGTATGGCAGTACTGAGTACCCATCCAGCTGAGATGATTAGAGCAGCCTTCTCGGATCCACTCGAAATTTTCACTGAGTCCACCCCTCGAACGGTCGAGAAACTTATCACTCGCGTAGAGCGGACTCGCGAGCGCGGGTACGCCCTCACCATCCCCGGGTGGCAGCCTGATATTTGCGACGCTGCGGCCCCGATCCTCGATCGAACTGGACACGCCGTTGCCGCCATAGGTATTGCCGGATCCATCTACCGCAACACCGAAGAACGGCTACAGCAAATCGGGACGTACATCAAGGCTGTCGCTGACGAAATCTCATGCGATATAGGGGTTCTGTTCAGATAA
- a CDS encoding TetR/AcrR family transcriptional regulator: MHASERSTSTLPHRGSARERILAAADELFLTDGIHNTGITSLIDRAGIAKASFYSAFKSKNDLIDAYLERQHDDIVSRLHVIADADDSPEEKLSRIFDLLCTFWVQASYRGCLFVVAQIELPKSELPARRWARIHKLDVLSILGPMLERAGYADSDELAEQLCVIFDGILVAASIRPESEAFDRGRSMALALLNAASRASKKRS, translated from the coding sequence GTGCACGCATCGGAGCGATCGACATCGACTTTGCCTCATCGTGGAAGCGCGAGAGAGCGCATCCTTGCTGCGGCTGATGAGCTATTTCTTACCGACGGTATTCACAACACTGGTATCACATCACTGATCGATCGAGCCGGTATCGCGAAGGCGTCCTTCTATTCGGCGTTCAAGAGTAAGAATGATCTGATCGACGCATACCTCGAGCGCCAGCACGATGATATCGTCAGTCGGCTGCACGTAATTGCAGATGCAGACGATTCCCCCGAGGAGAAGCTCTCCCGCATTTTCGATCTGCTCTGTACCTTCTGGGTGCAGGCCTCTTACCGTGGATGTTTGTTCGTGGTGGCTCAGATCGAATTGCCCAAATCGGAGCTTCCGGCGCGGCGTTGGGCACGAATTCACAAGTTGGACGTGCTCAGCATCCTAGGGCCCATGCTCGAGCGCGCTGGGTACGCAGATTCGGACGAGCTCGCCGAGCAACTATGTGTGATCTTTGACGGCATCCTCGTCGCCGCCTCCATTCGACCAGAGTCTGAAGCCTTCGATCGCGGGCGCTCCATGGCTCTGGCTTTGCTCAATGCCGCTAGTCGAGCTTCGAAGAAGCGGAGTTAA
- a CDS encoding NAD(P)/FAD-dependent oxidoreductase, translating into MASNTAHHGIVILGGGSAGISVASRLRRKGVKDVCVVDPAVTHYYQPLWTLVGGGRASMDESGRPQASVMPRGVTWLRSAAEEIDPVQRQITVDDGTTIGYDRLVVCPGIQTDWDAIPGVADAVSTPFASSNYARELAPKTWELIRNLRSGTAVFTMPAGPMKCAGAPQKIAYLAADYWRKQGLLDDIRIVLVLPTPAMFGIKAFSEELDRVAKDYGIEVHLSSELAEVDPDGREVSIIDTTTKTTDTIKYDLLHVVAPQSAPDFIKKSPLALPDNPAGWVDVDKHTLQHNRFPDIFALGDAGSTPNSKTGAAVRKQAPVVVDNLLATVSGRPLTAAYNGYGSCPLTTSRNTMLLAEFDYSAQHTPSIPLIDTTKSRRDMWYLKRYGLPFLYWNLMLKGRA; encoded by the coding sequence ATGGCCTCGAATACCGCACATCATGGAATCGTCATCCTGGGCGGCGGAAGCGCCGGAATCAGTGTCGCGTCCCGGCTACGCCGGAAGGGCGTAAAGGATGTATGCGTCGTCGACCCTGCAGTCACGCACTACTACCAACCGCTGTGGACCCTCGTCGGCGGCGGCCGCGCCAGCATGGACGAGAGTGGCCGGCCGCAGGCGTCGGTAATGCCCAGAGGGGTGACTTGGCTCCGGAGCGCGGCTGAAGAAATCGACCCTGTGCAGAGACAGATCACCGTCGATGACGGCACAACCATCGGCTACGATCGACTCGTGGTCTGTCCAGGCATCCAGACCGACTGGGATGCAATTCCGGGCGTTGCCGATGCGGTTTCAACACCGTTCGCCTCGAGTAACTACGCCCGCGAACTCGCCCCGAAGACCTGGGAACTCATTCGGAACCTTCGTTCGGGCACGGCAGTATTTACTATGCCGGCCGGGCCGATGAAATGCGCCGGCGCACCGCAGAAGATCGCATACCTTGCAGCCGACTACTGGCGCAAGCAGGGACTTCTCGACGACATCCGCATCGTACTCGTCCTTCCGACTCCGGCCATGTTCGGAATCAAAGCATTCTCTGAGGAACTCGACCGCGTCGCCAAGGACTACGGGATTGAAGTTCACCTGAGCAGCGAGCTAGCCGAAGTGGACCCTGACGGACGCGAAGTGTCCATCATCGACACCACCACCAAGACCACCGACACGATCAAGTACGACCTACTCCATGTCGTCGCACCCCAATCGGCACCCGATTTCATCAAGAAGTCTCCACTCGCACTCCCCGACAACCCTGCCGGATGGGTGGACGTCGACAAGCACACCCTTCAGCACAATCGTTTCCCCGACATCTTCGCTCTCGGCGACGCAGGGTCCACGCCGAACTCCAAAACCGGTGCCGCCGTTCGCAAGCAAGCACCCGTGGTCGTCGATAATCTTCTCGCGACAGTCAGCGGCCGGCCTCTCACCGCGGCATACAACGGATACGGGTCATGCCCATTGACCACATCTCGAAACACGATGCTACTGGCCGAGTTTGACTACTCTGCCCAGCACACACCCTCTATCCCTCTCATCGACACCACAAAGTCTCGCCGGGACATGTGGTACTTGAAACGATACGGGCTTCCCTTCCTGTACTGGAACCTCATGCTAAAAGGACGTGCCTGA
- a CDS encoding OsmC family protein, with the protein MTANAALATTIQAAVDHVKQNPSAAMATFKAKVLQDKGVQCSAFVRKHPAIIVDEPASLGGNDAGPSPVEYLLVSLGACQEILYQITASMMGIELDSVTVYLKGNLDVRGFMGEEGIPPGYQQITFETRIESQADAKAIEALVHTVEANCPTMDTIRRPVDVHGKAFLNGEPIVTV; encoded by the coding sequence ATGACCGCAAATGCTGCACTTGCCACGACAATTCAGGCGGCCGTCGATCACGTCAAGCAGAATCCTTCTGCCGCAATGGCGACCTTCAAGGCAAAAGTTCTGCAGGACAAGGGGGTGCAATGCTCTGCGTTCGTGCGCAAGCATCCCGCGATCATCGTCGATGAGCCGGCGAGCCTTGGTGGCAACGACGCCGGCCCGAGCCCCGTGGAGTACCTGCTGGTGTCGTTGGGCGCCTGCCAGGAGATCTTGTACCAAATCACGGCGAGCATGATGGGGATCGAGCTGGATTCCGTCACCGTGTATCTCAAGGGGAATCTGGATGTGCGCGGATTCATGGGAGAAGAAGGGATTCCGCCCGGCTATCAGCAGATCACCTTCGAAACCCGTATCGAGAGCCAGGCGGATGCTAAGGCGATCGAAGCGCTCGTCCACACCGTCGAGGCAAACTGTCCGACAATGGACACTATTCGGCGCCCTGTCGACGTCCATGGAAAGGCCTTCCTCAACGGCGAACCGATCGTCACTGTTTGA
- a CDS encoding DUF1326 domain-containing protein — translation MQELNAGWTVTGTYNEACAAEGHCPLYFGRGVEGGCRYYMVFRLEEGTVNGVDMSGITVVYNGDIPYSSFAEFMENGSEAGIYVSDNATEAQRKVLDTLVEKSIGGLLVGKSFGVKYVPIDVSETDDSVSFKTPYGEMSQNLSKGHDGHPVRIENSTLPFLKNLKHCHTTHWTYNDHGKNFDYKDRCGSWADFAFSG, via the coding sequence ATGCAGGAACTAAATGCAGGATGGACCGTAACGGGGACGTACAACGAGGCATGCGCCGCTGAAGGGCATTGCCCACTTTACTTCGGCAGAGGCGTCGAGGGCGGATGCAGGTATTATATGGTCTTCCGTCTTGAAGAAGGCACCGTCAATGGCGTTGACATGTCCGGAATTACCGTGGTCTACAACGGTGATATCCCGTACTCCAGTTTTGCCGAATTTATGGAGAACGGCTCAGAAGCCGGGATCTATGTGAGCGACAATGCTACAGAGGCCCAGCGGAAGGTGCTCGACACCCTGGTTGAGAAAAGTATCGGCGGTCTTCTCGTGGGGAAGAGTTTCGGAGTCAAGTACGTACCCATTGATGTATCGGAAACTGACGACTCGGTTAGCTTCAAGACACCGTACGGGGAAATGAGCCAGAATCTCTCAAAGGGGCACGATGGCCACCCAGTTCGCATTGAGAATTCCACTCTTCCGTTCCTGAAAAACCTGAAGCACTGCCACACGACCCACTGGACATACAACGACCACGGGAAGAATTTCGACTACAAGGATCGTTGTGGATCGTGGGCTGATTTCGCTTTTAGCGGGTAA
- a CDS encoding NADH:flavin oxidoreductase — protein MSRQAKWEELSSPIEMRGVKFKNRMMRSGMYEGMATERGEVTPELETWIARQAAGGAACIFPGYTNVCLPRCMPYQTGSYSDSHIPGLTKLAEIIHSYGAVAGLQLAAAGRQANPNLFFSDAEAVMGPSAMGPSPLYQAACREMTEAEIWQAVEDQAAAAARAKEAGFDIVLPNAAHGYMLAQFLSPHTNKRTDAWGGTPEKRFKFFEETFRAVREAVGPEMLVWTKISVDEPWEDGINLDEARIFIPEVAKLVDAIEISGGTIVDNVFMMTRGEIPIGTLRKGIGGPVEGISAELVEGLYGIRDSVKFEETYWYDHALALKPLCGDTPLILTGGHKYPATMNQIIKEGTADMLSLARVLAAEPNFPNEVVAGREDPGKCSNCNKCLVEVVLGNKLRCYLPDPGYTYA, from the coding sequence ATGTCGAGACAAGCGAAGTGGGAAGAACTTTCCTCACCCATCGAAATGAGGGGAGTGAAGTTCAAGAATCGGATGATGCGCTCGGGCATGTATGAAGGTATGGCAACGGAGCGGGGAGAGGTGACGCCCGAGCTGGAAACCTGGATCGCCCGACAGGCTGCCGGCGGTGCTGCTTGTATTTTCCCCGGCTACACCAACGTTTGTCTGCCCCGTTGTATGCCTTACCAGACGGGGTCATACAGTGACAGCCACATTCCCGGCCTGACAAAGTTGGCGGAGATAATCCACTCGTATGGTGCGGTAGCGGGTCTGCAACTGGCGGCCGCCGGGCGGCAGGCCAATCCCAACCTGTTCTTCTCAGACGCAGAGGCAGTAATGGGCCCGTCTGCGATGGGGCCGAGTCCGCTCTACCAGGCTGCGTGTCGGGAGATGACCGAGGCCGAGATCTGGCAGGCCGTCGAAGACCAGGCCGCTGCTGCCGCGAGGGCTAAAGAGGCCGGATTCGATATCGTGCTGCCCAACGCCGCCCACGGCTACATGCTGGCGCAGTTCCTGTCGCCGCATACCAATAAGCGAACCGACGCGTGGGGAGGTACCCCCGAGAAGAGGTTCAAGTTCTTCGAAGAGACATTCCGAGCGGTAAGGGAAGCGGTCGGGCCAGAGATGCTTGTCTGGACCAAGATTTCCGTTGACGAACCCTGGGAAGACGGAATCAATCTTGACGAAGCCAGAATCTTCATCCCGGAGGTGGCCAAACTTGTCGACGCCATTGAGATCAGTGGCGGCACGATCGTTGACAACGTCTTCATGATGACACGGGGAGAAATTCCGATCGGGACCCTGAGGAAGGGTATCGGCGGACCCGTCGAGGGGATCTCTGCCGAACTCGTTGAGGGCCTGTATGGAATAAGGGACTCGGTCAAGTTCGAGGAGACCTATTGGTATGATCATGCGCTCGCCCTGAAGCCTCTCTGTGGCGATACCCCTCTGATCCTCACGGGCGGTCACAAATATCCCGCGACGATGAATCAGATCATCAAAGAAGGGACCGCCGATATGCTGTCCCTGGCGAGGGTTCTTGCTGCGGAACCGAACTTCCCCAATGAAGTCGTCGCGGGAAGAGAGGACCCGGGGAAGTGTTCTAATTGCAACAAGTGTCTGGTTGAAGTTGTTCTGGGAAACAAGCTGAGGTGTTACCTCCCGGATCCCGGATACACCTACGCCTGA
- the adh gene encoding aldehyde dehydrogenase, with product MTVYARPGSPDAVMSFQSRYDNWIGGQWVAPVKGQYFENPTPVTGQPFCEVARSTSEDIELALDAAHAAAPAWGKTSVAERAIILNKIADRIEENLESIALAESWDNGKPIRETLYADIPLAVDHFRYFAGAIRAQEGALSEIDSDTVAYHFHEPLGVVGQIIPWNFPILMAVWKLAPALAAGNAVVLKPAEQTPASILHLISVIGDLLPAGVLNIVNGFGVEAGKPLASSPRIRKIAFTGETTTGRLIMQYASQNLIPVTLELGGKSPNIFFSDVLSSNDDYQDKALEGFTMFALNQGEVCTCPSRSLIQEDIFDEFLAMAAIRTKAVRQGDPLDTDTMIGAQASNDQLEKILSYIEIGKGEGAKVVTGGERAELGGDLSGGYYVQPTIFTGQNKMRIFQEEIFGPVVSVTSFKDYDQAIEIANDTLYGLGAGVWSRDGGVAYRAGRDIQAGRVWTNTYHQYPAHAAFGGYKQSGIGRENHLMMLEHYQQTKNLLVSYAQKAQGFF from the coding sequence ATGACCGTGTATGCCCGCCCGGGTTCGCCGGACGCCGTCATGTCCTTCCAATCGCGTTACGACAACTGGATCGGCGGCCAGTGGGTTGCGCCCGTCAAGGGCCAGTACTTCGAGAATCCGACACCCGTCACCGGACAGCCGTTTTGTGAGGTCGCGCGTTCGACGTCCGAGGACATCGAACTTGCGCTCGACGCCGCACACGCTGCGGCTCCGGCCTGGGGCAAGACGTCGGTGGCGGAGCGCGCCATCATCCTGAACAAGATCGCGGACCGCATCGAGGAGAACCTCGAGTCCATCGCGCTCGCCGAGTCCTGGGACAACGGCAAGCCGATCCGCGAGACCCTGTACGCCGATATTCCGTTGGCCGTGGATCACTTCCGTTACTTCGCCGGCGCTATCCGGGCGCAGGAAGGCGCACTGTCGGAGATCGACTCCGACACCGTCGCCTACCACTTCCACGAGCCGCTCGGCGTGGTCGGCCAGATCATCCCCTGGAACTTCCCGATCCTCATGGCCGTGTGGAAGCTCGCTCCCGCACTCGCCGCGGGTAATGCGGTCGTTCTCAAGCCCGCCGAGCAGACCCCGGCGTCGATCCTGCACCTGATCTCCGTCATCGGCGACCTGCTGCCCGCCGGTGTGCTGAACATCGTCAACGGCTTCGGTGTGGAGGCGGGCAAGCCGCTCGCCTCGAGCCCGCGGATCCGGAAGATCGCGTTCACCGGTGAGACCACCACGGGCCGGCTCATCATGCAGTACGCGTCGCAGAACCTGATCCCGGTCACCCTCGAACTCGGTGGCAAGAGCCCCAACATCTTCTTCTCCGACGTGCTGTCCTCCAACGACGACTACCAGGACAAGGCGCTCGAGGGCTTCACGATGTTCGCCCTCAACCAGGGCGAGGTGTGCACCTGCCCGTCGCGTTCGCTGATCCAGGAGGACATCTTCGACGAGTTCCTCGCGATGGCGGCCATCCGCACCAAGGCCGTCCGTCAGGGCGACCCGCTCGACACCGACACGATGATCGGCGCGCAGGCCTCGAACGATCAGCTCGAGAAGATCCTGTCGTACATCGAGATCGGCAAGGGCGAAGGCGCCAAGGTCGTCACCGGCGGTGAGCGCGCCGAACTCGGCGGCGACCTGTCCGGCGGCTACTACGTGCAGCCGACGATCTTCACCGGTCAGAACAAGATGCGGATCTTCCAGGAGGAGATCTTCGGTCCCGTCGTCTCCGTCACGTCGTTCAAGGACTACGACCAGGCCATCGAGATCGCCAACGACACGCTGTACGGCCTCGGCGCCGGCGTGTGGTCGCGGGACGGTGGCGTCGCCTACCGCGCCGGTCGCGACATCCAGGCCGGGCGCGTGTGGACCAACACGTACCACCAGTACCCCGCGCACGCGGCGTTCGGTGGCTACAAGCAGTCCGGCATCGGCCGCGAGAACCACCTGATGATGCTCGAGCACTACCAGCAGACGAAGAACCTGCTGGTCAGCTACGCCCAGAAGGCTCAGGGCTTCTTCTGA
- a CDS encoding DUF779 domain-containing protein, which translates to MDAARAPQRLKATAGAVELLRRLGGTHGALMMHQSGGCCDGSAPMCYPDGEFIVGDRDVLLGVLDLRLGVGETPSTRPEGGDAVPVWISGSQFEAWKHTQLVLDVVPGRGSGFSLESPEGMRFLSRARAFTPEENASLAAEEVIVGQRWEQGWRPAPSPEPQVVTEAVDACPVPGTHPGN; encoded by the coding sequence ATGGACGCAGCCCGGGCGCCTCAGCGCCTGAAGGCAACCGCCGGGGCGGTGGAGCTTCTCCGCCGCCTCGGCGGTACCCACGGGGCGCTGATGATGCATCAGTCCGGCGGGTGCTGCGACGGCTCCGCGCCGATGTGTTACCCCGACGGTGAATTCATCGTCGGCGACCGCGACGTGCTGCTCGGCGTCCTCGACCTGCGACTCGGGGTCGGGGAGACCCCGTCCACCCGGCCCGAAGGCGGCGATGCGGTGCCCGTGTGGATCTCCGGTTCGCAGTTCGAGGCGTGGAAGCACACCCAGCTGGTGCTCGACGTCGTGCCCGGCCGCGGATCGGGATTCAGCCTGGAAAGTCCCGAAGGCATGCGTTTTCTCAGTCGTGCGCGTGCGTTCACCCCGGAGGAGAACGCCAGCCTCGCCGCGGAGGAGGTCATCGTGGGTCAGCGGTGGGAGCAGGGCTGGAGGCCCGCGCCGTCCCCCGAACCGCAAGTGGTTACCGAGGCGGTCGACGCGTGCCCCGTGCCCGGTACCCACCCAGGCAACTAG
- a CDS encoding acyl-CoA carboxylase subunit beta: MTKVQEPITAGTAVTPDIHTTAGKLADLRNRQAEAQHPSGEAAVEKVHAKGKLTARERITALLDEGSFVELDALARHRSVNFGLADNRPVGDGVVTGYGTVDGRDVCVFSQDATVFGGSLGEIYGEKIVKVMDLALKTGRPLIGINEGAGARIQEGVVSLGLYGEIFHRNVQASGVIPQISLIMGPAAGGHVYSPALTDFVVMVDQTSQMFVTGPDVIKTVTGEDVTMEDLGGAHTHMVKSGVAHYVASGEQDALDYVKDLLSYLPSNNQAAAPRMLPTDPITGSIDDSLTAEDLELDTLIPDSANQPYDMHEVIRRILDDDEFLEVQAERAGNIVVGFGRVDGRSVGIVANQPTVFAGCLDIDASEKAARFVRTCDAFNVPIITLVDVPGFLPGTDQEYNGIIRRGAKLLYAYGEATVGKITVITRKAYGGAYDVMGSKHMGADVNLAWPTAQIAVMGASGAVGFVYRKRLLEAARNGDDVDALRLQLQQEYEDTLVNPYVAAERGYVDAVIPPSHTRGQIVAALRLLERKMVTLPPKKHGNIPL, encoded by the coding sequence ATGACAAAGGTGCAGGAACCGATCACGGCGGGCACAGCGGTCACGCCCGATATTCACACGACGGCGGGAAAGCTCGCCGACCTGCGTAATCGTCAGGCCGAGGCGCAGCACCCGAGCGGTGAAGCCGCGGTCGAAAAGGTCCACGCCAAGGGCAAGCTCACCGCCCGCGAACGCATCACCGCCCTGCTCGACGAGGGCAGCTTCGTCGAACTCGACGCCCTCGCCCGGCACCGCTCGGTGAACTTCGGCCTCGCCGACAACCGCCCCGTGGGCGACGGCGTCGTCACCGGCTACGGCACCGTCGACGGCCGCGACGTCTGCGTGTTCTCCCAGGACGCCACCGTCTTCGGCGGCTCCCTCGGCGAAATCTACGGCGAAAAAATCGTCAAGGTCATGGACCTCGCCCTCAAGACCGGGCGCCCCCTGATCGGCATCAACGAAGGCGCCGGCGCCCGCATCCAGGAAGGCGTCGTCTCCCTCGGCCTGTACGGCGAAATCTTCCACCGCAACGTCCAGGCCTCCGGGGTGATCCCGCAGATCTCCCTGATCATGGGCCCCGCCGCCGGCGGCCACGTCTACTCCCCCGCCCTGACCGACTTCGTCGTCATGGTCGACCAGACCTCCCAGATGTTCGTCACCGGCCCCGACGTCATCAAAACCGTCACCGGCGAAGACGTCACCATGGAAGACCTCGGCGGCGCGCACACCCACATGGTCAAGTCCGGCGTCGCCCACTACGTCGCCTCCGGCGAACAAGACGCCCTCGACTACGTCAAGGACCTGCTGTCCTACCTGCCGTCGAACAACCAGGCCGCGGCCCCCCGGATGCTGCCCACCGACCCGATCACCGGCTCCATCGACGACTCGCTGACCGCCGAGGACCTCGAACTCGACACCCTCATCCCGGACTCGGCGAACCAGCCCTACGACATGCACGAGGTCATCCGCCGCATCCTCGACGACGACGAATTCCTCGAGGTCCAGGCCGAACGCGCCGGCAACATCGTCGTCGGCTTCGGCCGCGTCGACGGCCGCAGCGTCGGGATCGTCGCCAACCAGCCCACCGTCTTCGCCGGCTGCCTCGACATCGACGCCTCCGAAAAAGCCGCCCGCTTCGTGCGCACCTGCGACGCGTTCAACGTCCCCATCATCACCCTCGTCGACGTCCCCGGCTTCCTGCCCGGCACCGACCAGGAATACAACGGCATCATCCGCCGCGGCGCGAAACTGCTCTACGCCTACGGCGAGGCCACCGTCGGCAAGATCACCGTCATCACCCGCAAGGCCTACGGCGGCGCCTACGACGTGATGGGCTCCAAGCACATGGGCGCCGACGTCAACCTCGCCTGGCCCACCGCCCAGATCGCCGTCATGGGCGCCTCCGGCGCCGTCGGCTTCGTCTACCGCAAACGCCTCCTCGAAGCCGCCCGCAACGGCGACGACGTCGACGCCCTGCGCCTGCAACTGCAACAGGAATACGAAGACACCCTCGTCAACCCGTACGTCGCCGCCGAACGCGGCTACGTCGACGCCGTCATCCCCCCGTCCCACACCCGCGGACAGATCGTGGCCGCCCTGCGCCTCCTCGAACGCAAAATGGTCACCCTCCCGCCCAAGAAGCATGGGAACATCCCCCTATGA
- a CDS encoding acyl-CoA carboxylase epsilon subunit — MTAELAVDEVLDEIALDADIAEEPPAAPAVTFTGNPSDTDIAAVLAVFAAIASSGSAAEAPASDNDSWGTPALILRRQVAAAAVLVNAGY; from the coding sequence TTGACCGCAGAATTGGCGGTTGACGAGGTGCTCGACGAGATCGCGCTGGACGCCGACATCGCCGAAGAGCCGCCGGCGGCGCCGGCCGTGACGTTCACGGGCAACCCGAGCGACACCGACATCGCCGCGGTGCTCGCAGTGTTCGCTGCGATCGCCTCGTCCGGTTCCGCGGCGGAAGCGCCCGCGTCCGATAACGATTCGTGGGGCACTCCCGCCCTCATTCTGCGTCGGCAAGTAGCCGCCGCTGCCGTCCTGGTCAACGCAGGCTACTGA